The following DNA comes from Flavobacterium sp. N3904.
TAAAAATACAGATTCAAACCGTATGAATACGAAACGAATTATAGAAAACTATTATTCCAATAAAAGTGACTTTACCACATTGTACATCAAAGCCAATGTAAAATATAGCGATGAAAAGCAGACTCAAAACGTAACTGCCGAAATCAAAATTAAAAAGGACGAACAAATTTTAGTTAGCATTCGTTTTCTTGGAATAACGATGGCCAAAGCATCAATAACACCAACAGTAGTGAGTTATTACGAAAAAATAGGAGGAACTTATTTTGAAGGTGATTTTAGTTCATTAAGTCAATGGCTTGGAACAGATTTGGATTATGCAAAAGTTCAAAACATGTTGATTGGCCAAACAATGGACGATTTAACAAAAGGGAAATACCAAGATTCATTGGTAGATCAAACCTATAGATTGGAAGACATTTCGAATGGAACAACCAAGAAATATTTCTTTTTTGATATGGAGAAATTTTTATTAAACAAACAGGAAATTACCCAAACTGATAAAAACAGAATGATACAAGTTTCTTATTCGGATTATAAAATATACAATGAATCTCAATTTCCATCAACCGTTTTTATAAATGCAGAACAAGAAAAGGGAAAAACCGAAATTAGTTTGGGATACAATGCAATAACCATCAACGAAGAACTTACTTTTCCATATAGTGTTCCAAATGGTTATAAAAGAATATTAATTAAGTAAATTTGAACAAATATAATTGTACAATGCGAAAATTTCTCTTAAGTCTAATTTTTTTATGTCTGACCTCAGTAATTTGGGGGCAAGAAACGCAACAAGAAAAATTAGAAAAACGAAAAGCCGAGATTCAACAAGAAATATTGGATAACGAAAAAATGTTGCAAACGGTAAAGAAAAAAGAAAAATCGGCCGTAAGCGTGATTATTTTGCAAAGCAATAAAATCAAACTCAAAGAAAAATTGATTTATACTACAGAGAAACAAACTAAGATTCTCAGTAATGACATGTATATCAATCAGATGAAAATTAATAAATTGAATCGGGAGTTGGTAATTCTGAAGGAAGATTACGCCAAGATGATTGTCAAGTCGTACAAAAGTAGATCTGAGCAAAGCCGAGCCATGTTTTTATTGTCCTCAGAGAATTTCCTGCAGGCCTACAAAAGAGCACAGTATATGAAACAATATACGAGCTATAGAAAAATGCAAGGCGAAGAAATAAAATCAAAAACCAATGAACTTTTAGGATTTAATGAAAAACTGAATGTTCAAAAAGCAGCCAAAAAGAAATTATTAGCCGAAAACACCAAAGAGAAATTATCCCTCGAAAAGGAAAAAAGGGAACAATTAAAATTGGTTAATGCGATAAAAAAAGACAAGAAAAAAATCACGAACGAAATCAAAAAGAAGCAACAGGAATCAAGAGCTATTGATAGACAAATTGATCGATTGATTCGAGAAGCCATTGCTGAAGCAAATAGAAAAGCAGCAACAGAAAACGCAAAAGCAAATCCGAATGCTCCCGTTCCTGCTTATACATCTTCCAAAATTGTATTAACAGCCGAATCAAAAATTTTGGCAGATAATTTTAGAGCCAATAGAGGAAAATTACCTTGGCCAGTAGAGAAAGGTTTTGTGTCGCTAGGATTTGGCGATCAGCCACATCCTGTTTATCCAAGCCTTGTCATACATAATAGCGGAGTGGAAATCACCACTGAACAAGGGGCATATGCGAGAGCGGTTTTTGGCGGAGAAGTGACCAGTGTTATTGTTTTGTCTCCAGTAAACAAAGCAGTTGTAGTGCAACATGGGGATTGTTTTACAGTGTATCAAAATCTAAGTTCAGTTTCGGTAAGCAAGGGAGATAAAGTAAATATTAAACAAAATTTAGGAAAAATAAGAACCAATGGAGAAGGGAAAACCATCTTGAAGTTTACTATTTCACAAAACACCACTTATAATAATCCTGCAACTTGGTTGTATAACATGTAACCGTATTGCTCAAACAGACACAGCACTATTTTATTTGCCAGAATAAAGTAATGCTGTTTTTTAAAAATATCATTCATTAAGTTAGCACTATATATATTAAGATGTTAAAATATTTTCTAAGCCTTATTTTTCTAATTACATCGACTTTTCTTTGGAGTCAAGACAATCAACAAAAAAAATTAGAAGAGCGAAAAGCCCAAATTCAAAAAGAGATTCGAGAAAACGAAAGCAAATTGCAAACGGTTAAGAAACAAGAAAAAACAGCAACCAAAGCTATTGTCCTGCAAAAAAATAAAATCAAACTTAAAGAAGAACTGATATCTACAACCGAAAAGCAAACAAAGTTTCTGGGAAATACTATCTATATAAATCAGCTTCACATCAATAAGTTAGAAAGAGAACTTTTATTGTTAAAAGAAGATTACGCCAAAATGATTGTGCAATCATATAAAAGCAGGTCTGAGGAAAGTCGGGCGATGTTTTTATTGTCTTCGGAGAGTTTTTTGCAAGCCTATAAAAGGGCTCAGTACATGAAACAATACACAAATTACAGAAGACAGCAAGGGCAGGAGATACAGTCTAGAACAAATCAGCTTTATGCTTTTATAGCCAAATTGGATGTTCAAAAAAGCGCCAAAGAACAGCTCATTAGCGAAAATGACAAAGAACGTTTGTCTTTGGAAAAAGAAAAGCAAGAACAACAAAGGCTAGTTGATTCATTAAAAAAAGATAAAAATAAAATTATTGCCGATATCAAGAAAAAGCAGCAAGAAGCCAAAGCAATAGATAAGAAAATAGATAGATTAATTCGCAAGGCCATAGCCGAGGCAAACAGAAAAGCAGCCAGAGAAAAAGCGGCCAGAGAAAAGGCCAAAGCAGATGCAATAGCCAAAGCCAATGAATTGGAAAGAACCAAGGCATTAGCAAAAAAGAAGGAAATTGAAAAAGCCAATGCGATTGCAGCTGCAAAAGCCAAAGCCAATTCGAAACCGGCACCAAAACCAATTCCCATTCCAAAAGAGGTAGAAAAAGCAATTGCAAAAGAAACAACCGTTGCTCCAGCAGTCGCTGTTTCTTCATCCAAAATGGTTTTGACATCAGACGGCAAAATAGACTCGGATAATTTTAAAGCCAATAAAGGAAAATTGCCTTGGCCGGTAGAGCGAGGTTATATTTCATTAGGATTTGGAGATCAGGCACATCCCGTTTACAAAACATTGGTAATTCATAATAGCGGACTCGAATTTTCTACAGATTCTGGATCAAGTGCAAGAGCCGTTTTTGCAGGAGAGGTAGCCAGTGTTATAATTATTTCTCCAGTTAATAAAGTGGTGATGTTGCAACATGGTGACTTTTTCACTTTGTATCAAAACCTTAGTTCTGTCAGTGTAAGCAAAGGCGATAAAGTAAGCACCAGACAAAGCTTAGGAAAAATAAGAACCAATGGAGAGGGAAAAACAATACTGAAATTTGCCATCACACAAAACACTACTTATGCCAATCCCAGAGCCTGGCTTGCGGGTAAATAGCAGTAAAAAAATTAAGAATAATTAAACAGTCTTCTGAAAAATTAAAATTATATTTGATAAAATTAAAATCTAATAAATATGAATTCGAATAATCCTTTTTTAAATAATAAAACTTTTTCAACAGCAGTTTCAAGAAAAGACGAAGTTCATCATGCTACGATTATTGATGACAACCAAGACATGACCTTGGCAGGTACAATGAATAAAAGTTTGATTCTTTTTTTCCTGCTTATCGCTTCGGCAACAGTTATTTGGTGGGCTACTTTTAACGGAATGAACCCAATTGTTCCTGCTTTTGGCGGAGCAATCGTTGGATTAATTTTGGTCGTAATCGCAGCTTTCAAACCACAATATTCTCCATATTTAGCTCCTGGTTATGCCTTGTTTGAAGGGTTGTTCATAGGCGGAATCTCTGCTATATTTGAAACACAATATCCTGGAATTGTAACGCAAGCCGTTGGAGCGACTTTTGTTACTTTTGCTGTTTGTTTGGGATTGTACAAATATAAAATTGTAAAAGTAACAGAACAATTCAAATCGGTCGTTATGGCTGCCACACTTGCCATTGCTACTTATTATTTGATTTCTTGGGTATTTTCAATGTTTACCAGTTTTACACCGGTGCATTATGGAAATTCTATGATGAGTATTGGTATTAGTGTTTTTGTAATTGTAATTGCAGCTTTAAATTTATTCTTGGATTTTGACAGAATAGAAAAAGGAGCAGAGCAAAAAATGCCAAAATATATGGAATGGTACGGTGCCATGGGATTAATGGTTACACTCGTTTGGTTGTATATCGAATTCTTAAGATTGCTTTCAAAATTGTCTAAAAAATAAGATTTAAAATTATTTTATAAATTATACCCTTCCTTACCGAAGGGTATTTTTTTTGGATTTAAGTTTGTGAAATAATACTAATTCAATTTTAAAAATTTATTTATAAAGCGAATAAATGGATTCATACCTGTCAAATCATTAAATTTGTATCCTTATTTAAAGACATGTTAGAAAAAGAAACAATAAATTTCGAAAAAACAGCCATAGTTGGAATTGTGACCCAAAACCAAAGTGAAGAGAAACTCAATGAATATCTTGACGAATTGGAGTTTTTGACATTTACCGCAGGGGGGGAAGTAGTCAAACGCTTTTCGCAAAAGATGGAAAGACCAAATCCCAAAACCTTTGTGGGAACAGGAAAAATAGAGGAGATTAATCTTTTTGTAAAAGAGAATGATATCTCAACGCTTGTTTTTGATGATGAATTATCGCCTTCGCAACAAAAGAATATCTCCAGAATAATCGATTGTAAAATCCTTGACAGAACACACTTAATCCTTGATATTTTTGCTCAAAGAGCCGAAACCTCTTATGCAAGAACACAAGTAGAACTGGCGCAATGCCAATATTTACTACCTAGACTTTCTGGAATGTGGACACACTTAGAACGCCAAAAAGGAGGTATTGGAATGCGCGGACCTGGAGAAACGGAGATAGAAACCGACAGACGTATTGTTCGGGATCGTATAGCGTTATTGAAAGAGAAGATCAAAACAATCGACAAACAAATGGGTGTGCAACGAAGTAATCGTGGCGCAATGGTTCGCGTGGCTTTGGTAGGCTATACCAATGTTGGAAAATCGACTTTGATGAATGCGGTTGGAAAAAGTGATGTATTTGTTGAAAACAAACTTTTTGCTACACTCGATACGACAGTTCGAAAAGTAGTGATCAAAAACTTACCTTTCTTGCTTTCGGATACTGTTGGGTTTATTAGAAAATTGCCAACCCAACTGGTTGATTCGTTTAAGAGTACATTAGACGAAGTTCGAGAAGCCGATTTGCTACTGCATATTGTAGATATTTCGCATCCGGAATTTGAAGATCATATTGAATCGGTAAACCAAACGTTGCTTGATATTAAAGCCAATGACAAACCAGTTATCATGGTTTTCAACAAGATTGATGCCTACAAACATTTGACCATTGATGAAGATGATTTAATGACCGAAAAGACACCAAGACATTTTACGTTGGAGGAATGGAAACAAACTTGGATGCACCGATTGGGTGGCGAAAAAGCTTTGTTTATTTCGGCAACAAATAAAGAAAATTTTGAAGAATTCAGGGAACGGGTTTACGAAGCTGTTCGACAAATTCACATTACTCGTTTTCCATACAATAAGTTTTTATATCCCGATTATAAAGATGCAATTGAGAAGGAAGATAAAGAAGAGAATGAATAAAATATAGAAAAGACCTTTTAGAATCATCTAAAAGGTCTTTTCTATTGCATTAAAAATCATAATTAACACCTACACCAAATACTTCTTTAGTTTGGAAACCTGCAAAAGCATCATCATCATAAATAGCTTGAAAATTAAAATTAGCCGATAATATTTTGTTGATTTTCATTACAATGTTAATAGTATAATTAATGTCAATGTTCTGTGGGTCTTTGAGATAATTAGAATATAAATTCAACAGATTTTCGGCAGTAACATTTTCCATAATCTTAAATTTATAGTAGGCAGATGCATTAAAACCGAGTTGATATAACATACTTTTATTAGCAGCAACTCCAAAATAACTGTAATCGACATATCCAGGAACCGATGTATAGGCATTGTCTACAAAAGTTAATCTTGATGTTAAAGGAGCTAAATTTATTTTGAAATCTTCATTCTTTTTCCAAAACATTCCCGGACCAAAAAGCAAATAACCGGGAGACATAAAGTTGGTATTTTCTTCTCTTACTTCGGCACCATTGGCATCTTGAGAATAAAAATATCCTTTGGTAAATTGGGTCCTAAAATTGACTAAAAAGGAATAATACCAATAGCCTTTTGCTTTTTTTGCCAATAATGAATTGATTTCAAGTTGATCATCGGTTTTCTTTTCAAAACTTGAATTTTGCGTTTGAAGTAAACCATAGGATGCAATAATTCTGTTTTCCCAGGTGTAATCCTTTTTTTTATAATCCAGTTTATAATCAGCACCTAAATTACCTGAAAAACTATTTTCTCCCCCGGCAATCCAGTTATTAAAATTGGCTTGATTAAAAAGGAATGTAACTTTACCTTTAGACTTCCAACCATCTTTGATTGTGTCCTCTAAAACTTTGGCTGCATCTTCAGTTTTTTTTATTAAATCTTTTTCTGAGGATTGGGCATAAAATAACGATGAAAGGGGTAGCAAAAAGGCTAACAGGATAAATTTTTTCATTGTAAGAGTATTAGTTATAACACAAATATAATAAAAAGAATAAAGCCTTATTATTCAAGGAATTAAATTATTTTTTTGGTGATTTGTACAAGGGAACAGCTGAACACGCTTCTCCATACATGATGCTTCTGGCGTAAGGCTGTAAATATTGTGCTGCCAAAACGTATGCGCGCATCGGGACAGGTTTTCTGGAACAGCCTTTTATGATAACGGGTTTGTCCTGATAAACGGTATAGTCAATCTTTGCAAGTAATTCTTCATACAAAGCCGAATCCAAATCTTCTATATATCCATTGATTATTTTCTTGGCATAAGGAGCCAAATGCATGGTGACTAAAATGATTGCCCACTTTGGGATAATGGCATCTGTCCCACAAGAAACAGCAACATATTGGTCTTTATACTGAGACCAATCCTGACTGTTAAGTTGTTCTCTAAAGTCTTTTTCTTTTAACAAAAAGCCTTCAAAAAGCCATTGTGAAATATCGATTTGCACACGAACTCCGGCCGGATAATAGTCTTCAAGATCGAAAACTTCCAGAACGCTATTCGCTACTTTATTGATTATTTCTTCCATTTCTAAAAGTTTAAAAGATTTAAAAGTTTAAAGTTGCACAACCTTAAACTTTGAACAAATTTTACAACATCCCTAATTCTAATTTTGCTTCTTCGCTCATCAAATCTTTGCTCCATGGTGGATCAAAAGTGATTTCTACTTCAGCATCTTTCACATGTTCTATTGATTTTATTTTTTCTTCTACTTCTCTTGGCAAACTCTCAGCTACCGGACAGTTTGGCGAAGTAAGCGTCATGAGAACCTTTACTTCATAATCTGTATTGACCATTACGTCATAAATCAATCCCAATTCATAGATATCTACAGGAATCTCTGGATCGTAAATGGTTTTCAATTTTGCTACAATAGATTCTCCTAATTCTGCGGTATTTATTTCTTGACTCATATCGGTTTAATTTTTTTTAGCATCGAATGCCAAAGCATACATTTTAATATTTTTTATCATTGAAACCAATCCGTTGGCTCTTGTTGGCGAAAGATGTTCTTTCAATCCTATTTCGTCAATAAAATCGGTATCGGCGTTTAATATATCCGTTGCATTTTGGTTTGAAAAAGCCCGGATTAAAATTGCGATTATTCCTTTGGTTAAAATAGCGTCACTATCGGCTGTAAAGACAATTTTGTCACCATTTTGCTCTCCTTGCAACCACACTTTGGATTGACATCCTTTGATCAGATTGTTGTCAGTTTTGAATTCTTCTTTGATTAAAGGAAGATTTTTACCCAAATCAATAATGTATTCGTATCGTTGCATCCAGTCGTCAAACATGGAGAATTCGTCTATAATTTCGTTTTGTATTTCTTTTATTGTCATTCTTCTTTTTTTGAAAAGGATAGTATTGTGTTTACTAATTTCTTTATTTTCTCGGGAGGAAATCCATTGTCGAAAGTTTGGCTTTCATATGTTTTTCCTTTATAGGTAATTTTCAAATTGGCCATTGCCGCTCCATCATGAAAACGCTTTTCGGTAGGTGCCTTCAAACTCTGAATTTCCTCCAAATTCACCTTTTGGAATTCCTTGATTAAACTACTCCATTGGGCATCGGTAAGCGAATTGGAAACGGGCTTTCCATCTCTTGTATTCGTAACTGCTACCGTTTTGTTTTCTACAACAGTGTTGTTATACAATCCTCTTGAATTGGCCGTGTATTCGATTTTGGCAGTTTCCATATCCAGGTTCTGACTTTGGCAACTTTTTCCAAGAAACAACGTTAAAAACAAGAGTGATACAATTTTCATAAAGTTTTGGTTTTAAGACAACATCATTTTAGCTTTTTTTACTGCATCGACCATTATGTCTATTTCTTCTTTGGTATTGTAAAAAGAAAATGATGCTCTTATTGTTCCTGGAATTTCAAAGAAATTCATAATCGGCTGGGCACAATGGTGACCTGTTCTTACCGCGATTCCCAATTTGTCAATGATGGTTCCAATATCGTAGGGATGAATGCCTTCTATATTAAAAGAGACAACCGAAGTTTTTTCTGTTGACGTTCCATAAATTTTTAAACCTTCGATTTCTAATAATCGCTTTGTGGCGTGATCCAATAAGTCTAATTCTTGCTTTTGAATGTTTTCAAACCCAATTTCATTCATATAATCAATGGCAGTTCCTAGAACTATTCCACCTGCAATATTAGGTGTTCCGGCTTCAAATTTATGAGGTAAATCGGCATAAGTTGTTTTTTCGAAAGTCACTTCTTTGATCATTTCTCCGCCACCTTGATACGGCGGTAATTTATTCAACCAAGCTTCTTTTCCGTACAAAATTCCGGTTCCTGTTGGACCACACATTTTGTGTCCCGAAAAAGCATAAAAATCACAATCCAATGCCTGAACATCGGGTTTTAAATGTGGTACTGCCTGTGCGCCATCAATCAGAATCGCTGCTCCAACTTCGTGTGCTTTGTCAATCATATATTTGATAGGATTGATTGTTCCCAGAGCATTCGAAATATGGTTTACTGTTACAATTTTAGTTTTTGGAGAAAGCAATTTATCGTATTCGCTCATGATCAATTCCCCGTTTTCATTCATCGGAATGACTTTGAGTGTGGCTCCTGTTTTTTCACAAAGCATTTGCCAAGGCACAATATTACTGTGGTGTTCCAATGCAGAAACCAACACTTCATCACCCGGTTTTAGGATGGAAGCAAATCCATTGGCCACGAGGTTGATGCCAAAAGTAGTTCCCGAAGTAAAAAGTACTTCGTGAAGAAATTTTGCATTAATATGATTTTGCACTTTCGCTCGGGAAATTTCATAAGCATCTGTTGCCAGTTGGCTTAATGTATGAACACCCCTATGAATGTTTGCATTGATTTCCTGATAATACTTTGCAATCGCATCAATAACCACTTGCGGTTTTTGTGAAGTGGCACCATTATCGAAATATACTAAAGGCTTTCCGTTTACTTTTTGTGAAAGAATAGGAAAGTCGGCTCTTATTTTTTGAA
Coding sequences within:
- a CDS encoding aminotransferase class V-fold PLP-dependent enzyme; this translates as MLDIQKIRADFPILSQKVNGKPLVYFDNGATSQKPQVVIDAIAKYYQEINANIHRGVHTLSQLATDAYEISRAKVQNHINAKFLHEVLFTSGTTFGINLVANGFASILKPGDEVLVSALEHHSNIVPWQMLCEKTGATLKVIPMNENGELIMSEYDKLLSPKTKIVTVNHISNALGTINPIKYMIDKAHEVGAAILIDGAQAVPHLKPDVQALDCDFYAFSGHKMCGPTGTGILYGKEAWLNKLPPYQGGGEMIKEVTFEKTTYADLPHKFEAGTPNIAGGIVLGTAIDYMNEIGFENIQKQELDLLDHATKRLLEIEGLKIYGTSTEKTSVVSFNIEGIHPYDIGTIIDKLGIAVRTGHHCAQPIMNFFEIPGTIRASFSFYNTKEEIDIMVDAVKKAKMMLS
- a CDS encoding murein hydrolase activator EnvC family protein, with the protein product MRKFLLSLIFLCLTSVIWGQETQQEKLEKRKAEIQQEILDNEKMLQTVKKKEKSAVSVIILQSNKIKLKEKLIYTTEKQTKILSNDMYINQMKINKLNRELVILKEDYAKMIVKSYKSRSEQSRAMFLLSSENFLQAYKRAQYMKQYTSYRKMQGEEIKSKTNELLGFNEKLNVQKAAKKKLLAENTKEKLSLEKEKREQLKLVNAIKKDKKKITNEIKKKQQESRAIDRQIDRLIREAIAEANRKAATENAKANPNAPVPAYTSSKIVLTAESKILADNFRANRGKLPWPVEKGFVSLGFGDQPHPVYPSLVIHNSGVEITTEQGAYARAVFGGEVTSVIVLSPVNKAVVVQHGDCFTVYQNLSSVSVSKGDKVNIKQNLGKIRTNGEGKTILKFTISQNTTYNNPATWLYNM
- a CDS encoding SufE family protein, which translates into the protein MTIKEIQNEIIDEFSMFDDWMQRYEYIIDLGKNLPLIKEEFKTDNNLIKGCQSKVWLQGEQNGDKIVFTADSDAILTKGIIAILIRAFSNQNATDILNADTDFIDEIGLKEHLSPTRANGLVSMIKNIKMYALAFDAKKN
- a CDS encoding DUF4292 domain-containing protein, with protein sequence MNRFLIRVLFVLVVCISSSLTLVSCKAKAKVVTENKNTDSNRMNTKRIIENYYSNKSDFTTLYIKANVKYSDEKQTQNVTAEIKIKKDEQILVSIRFLGITMAKASITPTVVSYYEKIGGTYFEGDFSSLSQWLGTDLDYAKVQNMLIGQTMDDLTKGKYQDSLVDQTYRLEDISNGTTKKYFFFDMEKFLLNKQEITQTDKNRMIQVSYSDYKIYNESQFPSTVFINAEQEKGKTEISLGYNAITINEELTFPYSVPNGYKRILIK
- the hflX gene encoding GTPase HflX; protein product: MLEKETINFEKTAIVGIVTQNQSEEKLNEYLDELEFLTFTAGGEVVKRFSQKMERPNPKTFVGTGKIEEINLFVKENDISTLVFDDELSPSQQKNISRIIDCKILDRTHLILDIFAQRAETSYARTQVELAQCQYLLPRLSGMWTHLERQKGGIGMRGPGETEIETDRRIVRDRIALLKEKIKTIDKQMGVQRSNRGAMVRVALVGYTNVGKSTLMNAVGKSDVFVENKLFATLDTTVRKVVIKNLPFLLSDTVGFIRKLPTQLVDSFKSTLDEVREADLLLHIVDISHPEFEDHIESVNQTLLDIKANDKPVIMVFNKIDAYKHLTIDEDDLMTEKTPRHFTLEEWKQTWMHRLGGEKALFISATNKENFEEFRERVYEAVRQIHITRFPYNKFLYPDYKDAIEKEDKEENE
- a CDS encoding Bax inhibitor-1/YccA family protein, with translation MNMNSNNPFLNNKTFSTAVSRKDEVHHATIIDDNQDMTLAGTMNKSLILFFLLIASATVIWWATFNGMNPIVPAFGGAIVGLILVVIAAFKPQYSPYLAPGYALFEGLFIGGISAIFETQYPGIVTQAVGATFVTFAVCLGLYKYKIVKVTEQFKSVVMAATLAIATYYLISWVFSMFTSFTPVHYGNSMMSIGISVFVIVIAALNLFLDFDRIEKGAEQKMPKYMEWYGAMGLMVTLVWLYIEFLRLLSKLSKK
- a CDS encoding SUF system Fe-S cluster assembly protein, translating into MSQEINTAELGESIVAKLKTIYDPEIPVDIYELGLIYDVMVNTDYEVKVLMTLTSPNCPVAESLPREVEEKIKSIEHVKDAEVEITFDPPWSKDLMSEEAKLELGML
- a CDS encoding murein hydrolase activator EnvC family protein; amino-acid sequence: MLKYFLSLIFLITSTFLWSQDNQQKKLEERKAQIQKEIRENESKLQTVKKQEKTATKAIVLQKNKIKLKEELISTTEKQTKFLGNTIYINQLHINKLERELLLLKEDYAKMIVQSYKSRSEESRAMFLLSSESFLQAYKRAQYMKQYTNYRRQQGQEIQSRTNQLYAFIAKLDVQKSAKEQLISENDKERLSLEKEKQEQQRLVDSLKKDKNKIIADIKKKQQEAKAIDKKIDRLIRKAIAEANRKAAREKAAREKAKADAIAKANELERTKALAKKKEIEKANAIAAAKAKANSKPAPKPIPIPKEVEKAIAKETTVAPAVAVSSSKMVLTSDGKIDSDNFKANKGKLPWPVERGYISLGFGDQAHPVYKTLVIHNSGLEFSTDSGSSARAVFAGEVASVIIISPVNKVVMLQHGDFFTLYQNLSSVSVSKGDKVSTRQSLGKIRTNGEGKTILKFAITQNTTYANPRAWLAGK
- a CDS encoding DUF3078 domain-containing protein, with protein sequence MKKFILLAFLLPLSSLFYAQSSEKDLIKKTEDAAKVLEDTIKDGWKSKGKVTFLFNQANFNNWIAGGENSFSGNLGADYKLDYKKKDYTWENRIIASYGLLQTQNSSFEKKTDDQLEINSLLAKKAKGYWYYSFLVNFRTQFTKGYFYSQDANGAEVREENTNFMSPGYLLFGPGMFWKKNEDFKINLAPLTSRLTFVDNAYTSVPGYVDYSYFGVAANKSMLYQLGFNASAYYKFKIMENVTAENLLNLYSNYLKDPQNIDINYTINIVMKINKILSANFNFQAIYDDDAFAGFQTKEVFGVGVNYDF
- a CDS encoding DUF2480 family protein, with translation MEEIINKVANSVLEVFDLEDYYPAGVRVQIDISQWLFEGFLLKEKDFREQLNSQDWSQYKDQYVAVSCGTDAIIPKWAIILVTMHLAPYAKKIINGYIEDLDSALYEELLAKIDYTVYQDKPVIIKGCSRKPVPMRAYVLAAQYLQPYARSIMYGEACSAVPLYKSPKK